The proteins below come from a single Rhizobium sp. BT04 genomic window:
- a CDS encoding efflux RND transporter periplasmic adaptor subunit, which produces MTSRSKRWALVGAGLGLVASVSGAALFFELPMSTTATAASAPAQAPAVPVTVAVVAARDVTAWENFSGRLEAVDRVQVRSRVAGAILAVAFREGALVKQGDLLFTIDPAPYQASVAQAQGQVASAEAKVSLAQTELDRGRRLSDNRTISQSDLDQRQSTLAEAQAGLRSAQAALQSAQLDLDYTEVRAPVSGRIGKIEVTAGNLVAAGSASPALTTLVSVDPIYASFNASEEMVTRALAQLPQTDSALPPVEEIPVEVGTLTDSGTPIKGKLQLIDNEVDASSGTIGVRAVFDNPGGRLIPGQFVRVRMGQPKAENKIVISDRAVGTDQDKKFVFIVDDENKVAYRQVQLGTLADGQRVVESGLNVGEKIVVNGLQRIRPGAVVAPQMEEKVATAQ; this is translated from the coding sequence ATGACGTCTAGAAGTAAGCGCTGGGCCCTGGTGGGCGCCGGCTTAGGCCTTGTTGCGTCCGTTTCCGGCGCCGCATTGTTTTTCGAATTGCCGATGAGCACGACCGCCACGGCCGCTTCGGCCCCCGCACAGGCTCCCGCTGTGCCGGTGACGGTTGCCGTCGTCGCGGCGCGCGACGTGACGGCCTGGGAAAATTTCTCCGGCCGTCTCGAAGCGGTCGACCGGGTGCAGGTGCGTTCGCGCGTCGCCGGCGCCATCCTGGCGGTGGCTTTCCGCGAAGGGGCGCTGGTGAAGCAGGGCGATCTGCTCTTCACCATCGATCCGGCTCCCTACCAGGCGAGCGTGGCGCAGGCGCAAGGCCAGGTCGCTTCGGCCGAGGCCAAGGTCAGCCTGGCGCAGACCGAACTCGATCGCGGCCGCCGGCTTTCCGACAACCGCACCATCTCCCAGAGCGATCTCGATCAGCGGCAGAGCACGCTGGCCGAGGCCCAGGCGGGGCTGCGTTCGGCGCAGGCCGCACTGCAGTCGGCCCAGCTCGATCTCGATTACACTGAGGTGCGGGCTCCAGTGTCCGGCCGTATCGGCAAGATCGAGGTGACCGCCGGCAACCTCGTGGCGGCCGGGTCGGCCTCGCCGGCGCTGACGACGCTCGTTTCCGTCGATCCGATCTATGCGAGCTTCAATGCCAGCGAAGAGATGGTGACGCGGGCGCTCGCCCAGCTTCCGCAGACGGACAGCGCCCTGCCTCCCGTCGAAGAGATCCCGGTCGAGGTCGGCACGCTGACCGACAGCGGCACGCCGATCAAGGGCAAGCTGCAATTGATCGACAACGAGGTCGATGCATCAAGCGGCACGATTGGCGTTCGCGCCGTCTTCGACAATCCGGGCGGGCGTCTCATCCCCGGCCAGTTCGTGCGGGTGCGCATGGGCCAGCCGAAGGCCGAGAACAAGATCGTCATCAGCGACCGCGCCGTTGGCACCGACCAGGACAAGAAATTCGTCTTCATCGTCGACGATGAGAACAAGGTGGCCTACCGGCAGGTCCAGCTCGGCACACTGGCCGACGGCCAGCGGGTGGTCGAAAGCGGCCTGAACGTCGGCGAGAAGATCGTCGTCAACGGTCTGCAGCGCATCCGTCCGGGTGCCGTCGTCGCACCTCAGATGGAAGAGAAGGTCGCGACCGCGCAGTAA
- a CDS encoding alpha/beta hydrolase, which produces MTVEWKDMMLDKVAIGPVSARIYQGADYGKGPPIVLYLHGGAFLDSDKNVDRPVAISLAKAGAIVVAADYSSLSGNLFPQALEVAFSVFSYLANKRAGLGDRKSLLFVAGEEAGGNVAAGVALKARDQMPDALDGQVLISPLLDPFMGTSSIRKADAIGMRRRWTEGWSHYLSGGGCHPYAAPCLCSRISGVAPALIFTAEDDPLHDETIGYGARLKQAGVGVRQHVLPAGTGWPSIYGGKSDGALDWQENVSRHFGSFLRDVSVQPQLH; this is translated from the coding sequence ATGACGGTGGAATGGAAAGATATGATGCTGGATAAGGTGGCCATCGGCCCCGTTTCCGCACGCATCTACCAGGGCGCCGACTACGGCAAGGGTCCGCCCATCGTGCTTTACCTGCATGGCGGCGCCTTTCTCGACAGCGACAAGAACGTCGACCGGCCGGTGGCAATCAGCCTCGCCAAAGCAGGGGCCATCGTTGTCGCTGCCGATTACAGCAGCCTTTCCGGCAATCTGTTTCCGCAGGCGTTGGAAGTCGCCTTCTCGGTTTTCAGCTATCTCGCCAACAAACGCGCCGGTCTCGGTGACCGCAAGTCGCTGCTCTTCGTCGCCGGCGAAGAAGCAGGCGGCAATGTTGCCGCCGGCGTGGCTCTGAAGGCGCGCGACCAGATGCCGGATGCGCTCGACGGCCAGGTGCTGATTTCGCCGCTGCTCGATCCGTTCATGGGCACGTCCTCGATCCGCAAGGCGGATGCCATCGGCATGCGCCGGCGCTGGACGGAGGGCTGGAGCCACTATCTGAGCGGCGGCGGTTGCCACCCTTATGCGGCGCCTTGCCTCTGTTCGCGTATCTCAGGCGTCGCGCCGGCGCTGATATTCACAGCGGAGGACGATCCGCTGCACGACGAAACAATTGGTTACGGTGCCCGCCTGAAACAGGCCGGTGTCGGTGTGCGTCAGCATGTTCTTCCCGCCGGGACGGGCTGGCCCTCGATTTATGGTGGGAAATCCGACGGAGCGCTCGACTGGCAGGAAAACGTCAGCCGCCATTTCGGAAGCTTCCTTCGGGACGTAAGCGTCCAACCGCAATTGCATTGA
- a CDS encoding IlvD/Edd family dehydratase, which translates to MNDSHSPRLRSQDWFDNPDHIDMAALYLERFMNYGITPEELRSGKPIIGIAQSGSDLTPCNRVHVDLAKRVRDGIRDAGGIPIEFPTHPIFENCKRPTAALDRNLAYLGLVEILYGYPLDGVVLTTGCDKTTPSAIMAASTVDIPAIVLSGGPMLDGWHEGELAGSGTVIWRMRRKYAAGEIDREEFLQAALDSAPSVGHCNTMGTASTMNALAEALGLSLTGCGAIPAAYRERGQMAYRTGRRAVEIVLEDLKPSDILTREAFLNAIRTNSAIGGSTNAQPHLAAMAKHAGVELHPDDWQVHGFDIPLLANVQPAGAYLGERFHRAGGTPAIMWELLQAGKLDGDCRTVTGRTMAENLEGKEARDREVIKPFAEPLKERAGFLVLKGNLFDFAIMKMSVVSEDFRRRYLQEPGREGVFEGRAVVFEGSEDYHKRINEPDLGIDENTILVIRGAGPIGWPGSAEVVNMQPPDHLLKRGIRSLPTIGDGRQSGTADSPSILNASPESAVGGGLAWIRTGDIIRIDFNHGRCDMLVDEPEIERRKGEGIPPVPADATPWQQIYRRSVTQLSDGAVLEGATEFRQIAKNPPRHNH; encoded by the coding sequence GTGAACGACAGCCATTCGCCGCGCCTGCGTTCGCAGGACTGGTTCGACAATCCCGATCATATCGACATGGCCGCGCTCTATCTCGAGCGTTTCATGAATTACGGCATCACGCCGGAGGAACTGCGTTCCGGCAAGCCGATCATCGGAATTGCCCAGAGCGGCAGCGATCTCACGCCTTGCAACAGGGTGCATGTCGATTTGGCCAAACGCGTGCGCGACGGCATCCGCGATGCCGGCGGCATTCCGATCGAGTTTCCGACGCACCCGATCTTCGAGAACTGCAAACGCCCGACGGCCGCACTTGACCGCAATCTCGCCTATCTCGGCCTCGTTGAAATTCTCTATGGCTATCCGCTTGACGGTGTGGTGCTGACCACCGGCTGCGACAAGACTACGCCTTCGGCGATCATGGCTGCTTCGACGGTCGATATTCCGGCGATCGTGCTCTCCGGCGGCCCGATGCTCGACGGCTGGCACGAGGGGGAATTGGCGGGCTCCGGCACGGTGATCTGGCGGATGCGGCGGAAATATGCGGCTGGCGAGATCGACCGGGAGGAGTTTCTTCAGGCGGCGCTCGACTCGGCTCCTTCCGTCGGCCACTGCAATACAATGGGCACCGCTTCGACGATGAATGCGCTGGCCGAGGCGCTCGGCCTGTCGCTGACCGGCTGCGGCGCCATTCCCGCCGCTTACCGCGAGCGCGGCCAGATGGCCTACCGCACCGGCCGGCGCGCCGTCGAGATCGTGCTCGAGGATCTGAAGCCGTCGGATATCCTGACGCGTGAGGCCTTCCTCAATGCCATCCGCACCAATTCGGCGATCGGCGGCTCGACCAACGCCCAGCCGCATCTGGCGGCGATGGCCAAGCACGCCGGCGTCGAACTCCATCCCGACGACTGGCAGGTGCACGGCTTCGATATTCCGCTGCTGGCCAATGTCCAGCCGGCGGGCGCCTATCTCGGCGAGCGCTTCCATCGCGCCGGCGGTACGCCGGCGATCATGTGGGAACTGCTGCAGGCCGGAAAGCTCGACGGCGACTGTCGCACGGTGACGGGCCGGACGATGGCCGAGAACCTGGAGGGCAAGGAAGCGCGCGACCGGGAGGTCATCAAGCCGTTCGCCGAACCGCTGAAGGAGCGGGCGGGCTTTCTCGTTCTCAAGGGCAATCTCTTTGATTTCGCCATCATGAAAATGAGCGTGGTTTCGGAGGATTTCCGACGGCGCTATCTTCAGGAGCCCGGGCGTGAAGGCGTCTTCGAGGGCAGGGCGGTGGTCTTCGAAGGCTCCGAGGACTATCACAAGCGCATCAACGAACCCGACCTCGGCATCGACGAAAATACCATCCTCGTCATCCGCGGCGCCGGACCGATCGGCTGGCCGGGTTCGGCTGAGGTCGTCAACATGCAGCCGCCGGATCACCTGCTGAAACGCGGCATTCGCAGCTTGCCGACAATCGGCGACGGACGTCAGTCGGGCACGGCGGACAGCCCGTCGATCCTCAACGCGTCGCCGGAAAGTGCCGTCGGCGGCGGTCTTGCCTGGATTCGCACCGGCGATATTATCCGCATCGACTTCAACCATGGGCGCTGCGATATGCTGGTCGACGAGCCCGAGATCGAACGGCGCAAGGGCGAGGGTATTCCGCCGGTGCCGGCGGATGCGACGCCGTGGCAGCAGATCTACCGCCGCTCGGTCACGCAATTGTCGGACGGCGCGGTGTTGGAGGGGGCGACGGAATTCCGCCAGATCGCCAAAAACCCGCCACGACATAACCACTGA
- a CDS encoding NAD(P)-dependent oxidoreductase — protein MTGSRGHDGRRIAFLGTGLMGAPMARRLLGAGFAVTVWNRDRSKAEALAGDGAVLAETPIDAAAGADVVITMLTNAEAVRDVLFDRGAASAMAPGATVIDMSSIAPHFARDHAAGLAERGIAHVDAPVSGGVVGAEAGTLAIMAGGDKEVIDGLADVFAPMGRVTRVGPSGAGQLAKLANQQIVAVTIGAVAEAMMLIAAGGGSPAAFRDAIRGGFAESRILELHGKRMVERQFTPGGSSSNQLKDLNAAMETAGSLSLTLPLTAVVHAEFSEFVANGNGEKDHSGLLLHLEEKNGRPGGKQ, from the coding sequence ATGACAGGGAGTAGAGGTCATGACGGCAGGCGGATCGCCTTTCTCGGCACCGGCCTGATGGGCGCGCCGATGGCCCGCCGGCTGCTGGGCGCGGGCTTTGCCGTCACCGTCTGGAATCGCGATCGGAGCAAGGCCGAAGCACTGGCGGGAGACGGCGCGGTCCTAGCGGAAACGCCCATCGATGCCGCTGCGGGCGCCGACGTCGTCATCACCATGCTGACCAATGCCGAAGCGGTGAGGGACGTGCTGTTCGACCGTGGCGCGGCCAGTGCGATGGCGCCGGGCGCCACTGTCATCGACATGAGTTCGATTGCCCCGCATTTTGCCCGCGATCATGCAGCAGGGCTTGCCGAACGCGGTATCGCTCATGTCGATGCGCCGGTTTCCGGCGGCGTGGTCGGGGCGGAAGCCGGTACGCTGGCGATCATGGCGGGCGGCGACAAGGAGGTGATCGACGGGCTTGCTGATGTCTTTGCGCCGATGGGGCGCGTGACCCGCGTCGGTCCAAGCGGTGCGGGCCAGCTTGCCAAGCTTGCCAACCAGCAGATCGTCGCGGTGACGATCGGTGCCGTTGCCGAAGCGATGATGCTGATTGCGGCCGGCGGCGGCTCGCCGGCGGCCTTCCGCGACGCCATTCGCGGCGGCTTTGCCGAGAGCCGTATCCTGGAACTTCACGGTAAGCGCATGGTCGAGCGGCAGTTTACGCCGGGCGGTTCGTCCAGCAACCAGCTGAAGGATCTGAACGCCGCCATGGAGACGGCCGGCAGCCTGTCGCTGACGCTGCCGCTGACTGCGGTGGTGCATGCCGAATTCAGCGAATTCGTCGCCAACGGCAATGGCGAAAAGGATCACAGCGGCCTGCTTCTCCATCTCGAAGAGAAGAATGGCCGGCCGGGAGGAAAGCAGTGA
- a CDS encoding SDR family oxidoreductase: protein MTSNENGKVALVTGASRGIGAAVAQRLARDGFTVVINYSGNAAPAEELAREIEQAGGKALTAKADVSEAQAVRRMFDAAETAFGGVDVLVNNAGIMMLSPLVEADDANFDRQIDVNLKGTFNTLREAAKRLRDGGRVINFSTSVVGLKLETYGVYAATKAAVETLTAIMAKEMRGRNITVNAVAPGPVATDLFLNGKSDELIARMAKMNPLERLGTPDDIASAVAFLAGPDGGWVNGQTLRANGGMI from the coding sequence ATGACTTCCAACGAAAATGGCAAGGTCGCCCTCGTCACCGGCGCTTCCCGCGGCATCGGCGCGGCAGTCGCTCAACGCCTCGCCAGGGACGGTTTCACCGTCGTCATCAATTATTCCGGCAATGCGGCTCCGGCCGAGGAACTGGCGCGGGAGATCGAGCAGGCCGGCGGCAAGGCGCTGACGGCCAAGGCCGATGTCAGCGAGGCGCAAGCCGTCCGCCGCATGTTCGATGCGGCGGAAACCGCCTTCGGCGGCGTCGATGTGCTTGTCAACAATGCCGGCATCATGATGCTGTCCCCACTCGTCGAGGCTGACGATGCCAACTTCGACCGTCAGATCGACGTCAATCTCAAGGGCACTTTCAATACGCTGAGGGAGGCCGCCAAGCGCCTGCGCGACGGCGGCCGGGTCATCAACTTCTCGACCTCGGTCGTTGGGCTGAAGCTCGAAACCTACGGCGTTTACGCCGCCACCAAGGCTGCGGTGGAAACACTGACGGCGATCATGGCCAAGGAGATGCGCGGCCGCAACATCACCGTCAACGCCGTCGCGCCCGGCCCTGTGGCCACCGATCTTTTCCTCAACGGCAAGTCGGACGAACTCATCGCCCGCATGGCAAAGATGAACCCGCTGGAACGCCTCGGCACACCTGACGACATCGCATCTGCGGTTGCCTTTCTCGCCGGCCCGGACGGCGGCTGGGTCAACGGCCAGACGCTGCGCGCCAATGGCGGGATGATCTGA
- a CDS encoding LysR family transcriptional regulator, which yields MDRFDAMRVFCRVVERRSFTLAAEDTGLPRSTVTDAIKQLEARLGVRLLQRTTRHVSPTLDGEAYYQRCLSILGDIEDAEGAFAGARPKGLLRVDVHGTLARHFVLPSLPSFLETYPEIEFYMSEGDRLVDLVREGIDCVLRVGTLGDSDMVARRVAMLDEITLASPAYIATHGLPQHPDRLTGHRMVGFRSSSTGSLLPLEFIVDGTVHDITIPATVAVNAAESYISAARMGLGIIQIPRYHAEKDLAEGTLIHVLKDFPLTPTPVSLLYPRNRQLSPRVRVFIDWLVKVFARQDSENALHYNALS from the coding sequence ATGGACAGATTCGATGCCATGCGGGTGTTTTGCCGTGTCGTGGAACGCCGCAGCTTCACCCTTGCTGCCGAGGATACCGGCCTGCCGCGCTCGACCGTCACCGATGCGATCAAGCAACTCGAAGCCCGCCTCGGCGTGCGCCTGCTCCAGCGCACGACACGCCATGTCAGCCCGACGCTGGACGGCGAAGCCTATTACCAGCGCTGCCTGTCGATCCTTGGAGATATCGAGGATGCCGAAGGCGCTTTTGCCGGCGCCAGACCGAAGGGCCTGCTGCGCGTCGATGTGCACGGCACGCTTGCCCGCCATTTCGTTCTGCCGAGCCTGCCATCCTTCCTGGAGACTTATCCCGAGATCGAATTCTACATGAGCGAAGGCGACCGGCTGGTCGATCTGGTGCGCGAAGGCATCGATTGCGTGCTGCGCGTCGGCACATTGGGGGATAGCGACATGGTGGCCCGGCGTGTCGCCATGCTCGATGAGATCACACTCGCCTCTCCCGCCTATATCGCCACCCATGGCCTGCCGCAGCATCCGGATCGGCTTACCGGCCATCGCATGGTCGGCTTCCGCTCCAGCAGCACCGGCAGCCTGCTGCCGCTCGAATTCATCGTCGACGGCACCGTGCATGACATCACCATTCCCGCCACCGTTGCCGTCAACGCCGCCGAAAGCTATATTTCAGCGGCGAGGATGGGCCTCGGCATCATCCAGATCCCGCGCTATCACGCCGAAAAGGACCTTGCCGAAGGGACACTGATCCATGTGCTTAAGGATTTCCCGCTGACCCCGACACCGGTTTCCCTGCTCTACCCCCGCAACCGCCAGCTGTCGCCGCGCGTGCGCGTCTTCATCGATTGGCTGGTGAAGGTCTTCGCTCGACAAGATTCCGAAAACGCGCTTCATTACAACGCGCTTTCCTAA
- a CDS encoding efflux RND transporter permease subunit, whose translation MNISRFFVDRPVFAGVLSVLILVAGLIGLRALPISEYPEVVPPSIVVRATYPGANPSVIAETVATPLEEQINGVEGMLYMASQATSDGVLNVTVTFKLGTDPDKAQQLVQNRVSQAEPRLPAEVRSLGITTVKSSPNFIMVVNLVSDGNSHDITYLRNYATLNVKDRLARIAGVGQVQVFGAGDYSMRVWIDPQKAAEHNLAASDISSAISSQNIQAAAGIIGASPSQPGVDLQLNVNAQGRLRTPEEFGNIIVKTGANGEITRLRDVARIELGAADYTLRSLLDGKPAVAVAVLQAPGSNAIEIADNVNATMDQLQLAMPEGVKYEIVYDTTKFVRASIEKVIDTLLEAIALVVLVVILFLQTWRASIIPLIAVPVSIIGTFAVMYVFGFSINALSLFGLVLAIGIVVDDAIVVVENVERNIEQGLSPRAATYKAMREVSGPIVAIALVLVAVFVPLAFISGLSGQFYRQFALTIAISTVISAFNSLTLSPALAALLLKGHDQPKDWLTRFMDAIFGWFFRGFNRVFGAGSNAYGKGVGGLLSRKSIVMVIYLALVGATYSLFSTVPGGFVPSQDKQYLIGFAQLPDAASLDRTEDVIKRMTDIALAQPGVANAIAFPGLSINGFTNSSNAGIVFVTLKDFEERKTPDLSGGAIAMALNQKFGVIQDAFIAMFPPPPVNGLGTTGGFKLQIEDRAGLGNQALDEATKAVLAKAYQAPELAGLFSSFQINVPQLYADLDRAKAEQLGVSVTDVFQTLQIYLGSLYVNDFNAFGRTYSVRVQADAKFRAQPEDIGQLKVRSASGEMIPLSALLKVEPSTGPERANRYNGFLAADINGGPAPGFSSGQAQAAIEKILHETLPAGIDFEWTDLTYQQILAGNSSIVVFPLALLLVFLVLAAQYESLTLPLAIIMIVPMGVLAALTGVWLTGGDNNIFTQIGLVVLVGLSAKNAILIVEFARELEFEGRTPREAAIEASRLRLRPILMTSLAFIMGVVPLVVSTGAGAEMRAAMGVAVFSGMIGVTFFGIFMTPVFYVLLRRLTGNRPLVQHKPDEHKEEEAEVIRLAAE comes from the coding sequence ATGAACATCTCCAGATTCTTTGTCGACCGCCCGGTCTTTGCCGGCGTTCTTTCGGTCCTCATCCTGGTTGCCGGCCTGATCGGCCTGCGCGCGCTGCCGATCTCCGAATATCCGGAGGTCGTGCCGCCGTCGATCGTCGTGCGCGCTACCTATCCCGGCGCCAACCCAAGCGTCATCGCCGAAACGGTGGCGACGCCGCTCGAAGAGCAGATCAATGGCGTCGAAGGCATGCTCTATATGGCTAGCCAGGCGACATCGGACGGCGTGCTCAACGTCACCGTTACCTTCAAGCTCGGCACCGACCCCGACAAGGCGCAGCAGCTCGTGCAGAACCGCGTTTCGCAGGCCGAACCGCGCCTGCCGGCGGAAGTCCGTTCGCTCGGCATCACGACGGTCAAGAGCTCACCCAACTTCATCATGGTCGTCAACCTCGTCTCCGACGGGAACAGTCACGACATCACCTATCTTCGCAATTACGCGACCCTGAACGTCAAGGATCGACTCGCCCGCATCGCAGGCGTCGGTCAGGTGCAGGTGTTCGGCGCCGGCGACTATTCCATGCGTGTCTGGATCGACCCGCAAAAGGCCGCCGAGCACAATCTTGCCGCCAGCGACATCAGCAGCGCGATCAGTTCCCAGAACATCCAGGCCGCCGCCGGTATCATCGGCGCATCGCCGAGCCAGCCCGGTGTGGACCTGCAGCTCAACGTCAATGCCCAGGGCCGCCTGCGCACGCCCGAGGAGTTCGGCAACATCATCGTCAAGACGGGCGCCAATGGCGAGATCACCCGCCTTCGCGATGTCGCCCGCATCGAGCTCGGTGCTGCCGACTATACGTTGCGCTCGCTGCTCGACGGCAAGCCGGCCGTCGCCGTCGCCGTTCTTCAGGCGCCGGGTTCGAACGCGATCGAGATCGCGGACAATGTGAACGCGACTATGGATCAGCTGCAGCTCGCCATGCCTGAGGGCGTCAAATACGAGATCGTCTACGATACGACGAAATTCGTGCGGGCCTCGATCGAGAAGGTCATCGACACGCTGCTCGAAGCCATCGCGCTCGTCGTCCTCGTCGTCATCCTGTTCCTGCAGACGTGGCGTGCCTCGATCATCCCGCTGATCGCTGTTCCTGTCTCGATCATCGGCACTTTCGCGGTCATGTATGTCTTCGGCTTCTCGATCAACGCGCTCAGTCTGTTCGGCCTGGTGCTGGCGATCGGTATCGTCGTGGACGACGCGATCGTGGTGGTCGAAAACGTCGAGCGCAATATCGAACAAGGCCTGTCGCCGCGGGCTGCCACCTACAAGGCGATGAGGGAAGTCTCCGGTCCGATCGTCGCGATCGCGCTGGTTCTCGTCGCGGTGTTCGTGCCGCTCGCCTTCATCTCCGGCCTGTCGGGCCAGTTCTATCGCCAGTTCGCGCTGACGATCGCAATCTCGACCGTCATCTCGGCCTTCAACTCGCTCACCCTGTCTCCGGCGCTGGCGGCCCTTCTCTTGAAGGGCCATGATCAGCCGAAGGACTGGCTGACGCGGTTCATGGACGCCATCTTCGGCTGGTTCTTCCGCGGCTTCAACCGTGTCTTCGGCGCGGGCTCGAATGCCTACGGCAAGGGCGTGGGTGGGCTGTTGTCGCGCAAGAGCATCGTCATGGTGATCTATCTGGCGCTGGTCGGTGCGACCTACAGCCTGTTCAGCACGGTTCCCGGCGGCTTCGTGCCGTCGCAGGACAAGCAGTATCTGATCGGCTTCGCCCAGTTGCCGGATGCAGCTAGCCTCGACCGCACGGAAGACGTCATCAAGCGCATGACCGACATTGCGCTGGCGCAGCCGGGCGTTGCCAATGCGATCGCCTTCCCGGGCCTGTCGATCAACGGCTTCACCAACTCCTCCAATGCCGGCATCGTCTTCGTGACGCTGAAGGATTTCGAGGAGCGCAAGACGCCGGATCTTTCGGGCGGCGCGATCGCCATGGCGCTGAACCAGAAGTTTGGCGTCATCCAGGACGCCTTCATCGCCATGTTCCCGCCGCCGCCGGTCAATGGTCTCGGCACGACGGGCGGCTTCAAGCTGCAGATCGAGGATCGTGCCGGCCTCGGCAACCAGGCGCTCGACGAGGCGACCAAGGCCGTGCTTGCAAAAGCCTACCAGGCGCCTGAGCTCGCCGGGCTGTTCTCCAGCTTCCAGATCAACGTGCCGCAGCTCTATGCCGATCTCGACCGTGCCAAGGCCGAGCAGCTCGGGGTTTCCGTCACCGACGTCTTTCAGACGCTGCAGATCTATCTCGGTTCGCTCTATGTGAACGACTTCAACGCCTTCGGCCGCACCTACAGCGTCCGTGTGCAGGCCGATGCGAAATTCCGCGCCCAGCCGGAAGATATCGGCCAGTTGAAGGTCCGGTCGGCATCGGGTGAGATGATCCCGCTTTCGGCCCTCTTGAAGGTGGAGCCGAGCACCGGTCCGGAGCGTGCGAACCGCTACAACGGCTTCCTCGCTGCCGATATCAACGGCGGTCCGGCACCGGGCTTCTCGTCCGGCCAGGCGCAGGCGGCAATCGAGAAGATCCTGCACGAGACCTTGCCGGCGGGCATCGACTTCGAATGGACGGATCTGACCTATCAGCAGATCCTTGCCGGCAATTCGAGCATCGTCGTCTTCCCCTTGGCGCTGTTGCTGGTCTTCCTGGTGCTGGCCGCCCAGTATGAAAGCCTGACCTTGCCGCTCGCGATTATCATGATAGTGCCGATGGGTGTGCTGGCCGCGCTGACGGGCGTCTGGCTCACCGGTGGAGACAACAATATCTTCACCCAGATCGGTCTGGTGGTACTGGTCGGCCTATCCGCGAAGAACGCGATCCTGATCGTGGAATTCGCTCGCGAACTGGAGTTTGAGGGCAGGACGCCGCGGGAGGCCGCGATCGAGGCCAGCCGGCTGCGTCTTCGTCCGATCCTGATGACCTCGCTCGCCTTCATCATGGGCGTCGTGCCGCTCGTCGTCTCCACCGGCGCTGGCGCCGAGATGCGCGCGGCCATGGGGGTCGCGGTCTTCTCGGGCATGATCGGGGTGACTTTCTTCGGCATCTTCATGACGCCTGTCTTCTACGTGCTCTTGCGGCGGTTGACGGGCAACCGTCCGCTCGTCCAGCACAAGCCGGACGAACACAAGGAAGAAGAGGCGGAGGTCATCCGGCTGGCGGCGGAATAA
- a CDS encoding LysR family transcriptional regulator: MDQLSAMRVFIRVVETGNFTRAADMLATPKATVTNLIQGLEAHLRTKLLNRTTRRVMVTTDGALYYERAAQIISELEELDGSLSNSQSLPSGRLRVEMAGAFADWIVVPALCDFYLRYPDIRIDLGVGDRTVDYLAENVDCALRGGTPADQSLIARRVSEVEMITCASPSYIQKFGMPERPEDLETDHYSVNYFRAQNNRTLPFEFRRHDEVIESSPRYIASVNDSRTYLTAALTGLGIAQVPIFMAREPMARGELVRVLPEWRRDPLPLYVVYPPNRHLSNKVRVFVDWLVKLLAEARLNDG, encoded by the coding sequence ATGGATCAGCTCTCGGCAATGCGCGTCTTCATTCGCGTCGTGGAGACGGGCAATTTCACTCGCGCCGCCGACATGCTCGCCACGCCCAAGGCGACGGTGACCAATCTCATCCAGGGGCTGGAGGCGCATCTGCGCACCAAGCTCTTGAATCGGACCACGCGCCGGGTGATGGTGACCACGGACGGCGCGCTTTATTACGAACGCGCCGCCCAGATCATTTCGGAGCTGGAGGAACTCGACGGCAGCCTCTCCAATTCGCAGAGCCTGCCGAGCGGGCGGCTGCGCGTCGAGATGGCCGGCGCTTTCGCCGATTGGATCGTGGTTCCCGCACTCTGCGATTTCTATCTGCGTTATCCCGATATCCGCATCGACCTCGGTGTCGGCGACCGCACGGTCGATTATCTCGCGGAAAATGTCGACTGCGCGCTGCGGGGGGGCACGCCGGCCGACCAGTCGCTGATTGCCCGACGCGTCTCCGAAGTCGAGATGATCACCTGCGCTTCGCCGAGCTACATCCAGAAATTCGGCATGCCCGAGCGGCCGGAGGATCTGGAGACCGATCATTACTCCGTCAACTATTTTCGCGCCCAGAACAACCGCACGCTGCCCTTCGAATTTCGCCGGCACGACGAGGTGATCGAGAGCAGTCCGCGTTACATCGCCTCGGTTAACGACAGCCGCACCTATCTGACCGCGGCGCTGACGGGTCTCGGCATCGCGCAGGTGCCGATCTTCATGGCGCGTGAGCCGATGGCAAGGGGTGAACTCGTCCGCGTGCTGCCGGAGTGGCGCCGCGATCCGCTGCCGCTCTACGTCGTCTACCCCCCGAACCGCCACCTCAGCAACAAGGTCCGTGTCTTCGTCGACTGGCTGGTGAAGCTTCTGGCAGAGGCAAGACTGAACGACGGCTGA